The following proteins are encoded in a genomic region of Methanoculleus bourgensis MS2:
- a CDS encoding IS110 family transposase, translated as MKELTKVCGIDVHKMFLQVCILSRSGEYSQHRFHNTPHGILALKDLVLAEGCEVVAMESTGIYWYRLFLELESDIRTIVANARQIKSIPGRKTDMNDARWIAELALHGLIRPSRIFPRRDREFRDLTRNRETLVRTRTTIKNRIHKILDSAGIRLNVALKDIFGKSGRHLLAGIAEQKDLEATLATIPSPLILRRADQLREILQDSPLSPTQLHLLTTQLHLLEEIEEKIAHLDELILASLEDSQMEALPICTSVPGISITAATTILAELGDVRDFSSADRLVSWAGLAPSVYQSADTLVCGKITKQGSKSLRWILVQVAQAASRTTDTVFSRFFRRIAFRRGRNKAIVALARKILTILWHLLVNRELYVEPGVQRVRKLPARATLSKISIDDATEILLNAGYRIYSPESQKSAGKGVGAKRATHPL; from the coding sequence ATGAAGGAACTAACCAAGGTGTGTGGAATCGATGTCCATAAGATGTTTCTCCAGGTTTGCATTCTCTCGCGATCTGGAGAATACTCCCAGCACCGTTTCCACAACACTCCTCATGGGATTCTCGCACTAAAAGACCTTGTGCTTGCTGAAGGGTGTGAGGTCGTTGCCATGGAATCGACCGGGATCTACTGGTATCGCCTCTTTCTGGAACTCGAGTCAGATATCCGGACGATCGTTGCCAACGCGCGCCAGATCAAGAGTATCCCGGGGCGCAAGACGGACATGAATGATGCCCGATGGATTGCCGAGCTCGCTCTCCACGGGTTGATCCGGCCTTCCCGGATCTTTCCCCGGCGCGATCGTGAGTTCCGGGATCTGACCCGCAACCGGGAAACACTGGTGAGAACCCGGACAACCATCAAGAACCGGATTCATAAGATCCTGGATAGTGCCGGTATCCGCCTGAACGTAGCGCTGAAAGACATCTTCGGGAAATCGGGTCGTCACTTGCTCGCCGGCATCGCTGAGCAGAAGGATCTGGAGGCCACCCTCGCGACTATCCCCTCACCCCTGATTCTCCGCCGTGCTGATCAACTCCGAGAGATCCTCCAGGATAGCCCTCTCTCTCCTACCCAGCTGCATCTCCTCACGACCCAGTTGCACCTGCTTGAGGAGATTGAGGAGAAGATCGCTCATCTGGATGAGCTGATCCTTGCCTCACTCGAGGATTCCCAGATGGAGGCACTCCCGATTTGTACCTCGGTGCCGGGGATCAGCATCACTGCGGCGACAACTATTCTCGCAGAACTGGGTGATGTCCGGGACTTCTCATCTGCGGATCGTCTGGTTTCCTGGGCGGGACTGGCACCATCAGTCTATCAATCTGCCGATACCCTGGTGTGTGGCAAGATCACAAAACAGGGGTCAAAGAGTCTCCGCTGGATCCTGGTGCAGGTGGCCCAGGCGGCAAGTCGGACTACGGATACCGTCTTCTCCCGCTTCTTCCGGCGTATCGCCTTCCGAAGGGGGCGGAATAAGGCAATTGTCGCTCTTGCCCGGAAGATCCTCACTATCCTCTGGCATCTCCTGGTGAACCGAGAACTCTACGTCGAACCGGGTGTCCAGAGAGTGCGGAAACTCCCGGCACGCGCCACCTTGTCGAAGATCTCGATCGATGATGCGACCGAGATCCTGTTGAACGCGGGGTACCGAATTTACTCGCCCGAGAGCCAGAAGTCGGCCGGCAAGGGGGTGGGGGCAAAGAGGGCCACCCATCCCCTTTAA
- a CDS encoding class I SAM-dependent methyltransferase: protein MDYSDMYRNGEYLRKNPTWDAGDSSWKAEQILQMLLEHNIRVRTIGEVGCGAGEILVNLQRAMGDNCVFRGYDISPQAIELCKPKSNAKLHFFQRDLLQEPDINWDVLLAIDVIEHVEDYLGFLRAIKGKATYKIFHVPLEFFVLSALHSGFLRKQRSNSGHLHYFTKDILLQMFNELGYDVLDTRYTPGFLVSRGHGWKDALLYIPRRIGFLLHKDLTVRIFGGYSLLVLAR, encoded by the coding sequence GTGGATTATAGCGACATGTACCGGAACGGCGAATACCTTCGGAAGAACCCCACATGGGATGCGGGGGATTCATCATGGAAAGCCGAGCAGATTCTGCAAATGCTCCTGGAGCATAATATCCGCGTGCGTACCATCGGCGAGGTCGGGTGCGGAGCGGGCGAGATACTGGTCAATCTGCAGAGAGCGATGGGCGACAACTGTGTTTTCCGGGGTTACGACATCTCACCCCAGGCGATTGAGCTCTGCAAGCCTAAATCAAACGCAAAACTGCACTTTTTCCAGCGCGATCTTCTCCAGGAGCCTGATATTAACTGGGATGTCCTCCTTGCCATTGATGTGATAGAGCATGTTGAGGACTACCTCGGGTTTCTGCGCGCAATTAAAGGTAAGGCGACGTATAAGATCTTCCACGTTCCGCTGGAATTCTTCGTCCTCTCCGCACTCCATTCTGGGTTCTTACGCAAGCAGCGATCGAATAGCGGCCATCTGCACTATTTTACGAAGGATATACTCTTACAGATGTTCAATGAACTTGGCTACGATGTCCTCGATACTCGTTACACACCTGGATTTCTGGTTTCGCGGGGACACGGTTGGAAAGACGCTCTGCTCTACATACCCCGGAGGATTGGTTTTCTCCTTCACAAAGACCTGACCGTGAGAATATTCGGCGGATATTCCCTGCTGGTGCTGGCACGATAG
- a CDS encoding glycosyltransferase family 4 protein yields MKHNLLIITPDFPESADTYVGGIFVKNFIDSIKSHFQEVVVVAPVLFSGKLMPNDRLCKDYHYDNVSVFYPRCFFLPRCLHLPGITNRSKLSFDTRPYVVERLVKKMGIKFDLIHAHFTWPSAYIGVMLKEKLKIPVITTVHEDPAWLSEENNMNHPLIQKAWLNSDAILRANTYDISTLKNYNAKVFRVPNGFSTIFRPMDGTACRTALGLPEDRRILLSVGNLDVIKGHRYLLSAIQNIVQEHPDLLCVIVGSGPQRATLERQIVDEGLSEYVMMVGNKPHGEIPFWMNACDLFVLPSLNESFGIVQIEAMACGKPVVATATPGSREIIVSDRHGLLCQPANADDLAEKIRVGLQKDWSHEEILQFAERFSWDRIAEDILQIYDTAIYERHGLGKASGEVISPIPTVSSSHH; encoded by the coding sequence ATGAAGCACAATCTGTTAATCATCACCCCCGACTTTCCCGAATCCGCCGATACATACGTCGGTGGAATTTTCGTAAAAAACTTCATCGATTCAATAAAATCCCATTTTCAGGAAGTTGTCGTGGTGGCGCCCGTCCTCTTTTCCGGCAAACTCATGCCGAACGACCGGCTCTGTAAAGACTATCACTATGATAACGTCTCGGTGTTCTACCCTCGCTGCTTCTTCCTCCCGAGGTGCCTCCATCTCCCGGGGATCACCAACAGGTCGAAATTGTCCTTCGACACCCGACCATACGTCGTGGAGCGGTTGGTCAAAAAGATGGGTATAAAGTTTGACCTGATCCACGCCCATTTCACGTGGCCGTCGGCCTATATCGGCGTAATGCTGAAGGAGAAGTTGAAGATCCCGGTCATCACAACGGTTCACGAGGATCCGGCATGGCTATCTGAAGAGAACAACATGAACCACCCCCTGATCCAGAAAGCCTGGCTGAACTCGGATGCCATACTTAGAGCGAACACATACGACATATCCACATTGAAAAACTACAACGCAAAGGTCTTCCGGGTCCCAAACGGCTTCTCCACGATCTTCCGGCCGATGGATGGTACGGCTTGCAGAACCGCGCTCGGGCTACCGGAAGATCGGCGCATCCTTTTGTCTGTCGGGAACCTGGACGTCATCAAAGGCCACCGTTACCTCCTCTCAGCGATCCAGAATATCGTTCAGGAGCATCCGGACTTGCTCTGCGTCATTGTTGGCAGCGGACCGCAGAGAGCAACACTGGAGAGGCAGATCGTTGATGAAGGCCTGTCGGAATATGTAATGATGGTAGGAAACAAACCCCACGGTGAGATCCCGTTCTGGATGAATGCATGTGACCTCTTTGTTCTCCCAAGTTTAAACGAGAGTTTTGGGATAGTCCAGATTGAAGCCATGGCCTGCGGAAAACCTGTTGTTGCAACTGCCACCCCTGGAAGTAGAGAGATCATCGTCTCCGACAGGCATGGGCTATTATGCCAGCCCGCAAACGCGGATGATCTCGCAGAAAAGATCCGTGTCGGGCTACAGAAGGACTGGAGCCATGAGGAGATCCTGCAATTCGCGGAGAGGTTTTCGTGGGACAGGATAGCCGAAGATATCCTTCAAATCTATGATACGGCAATATACGAGCGGCATGGGTTGGGCAAAGCCTCTGGGGAGGTAATTTCGCCTATCCCAACTGTATCCTCAAGCCATCACTGA
- a CDS encoding glycosyltransferase family 4 protein — protein sequence MLTTTHRPHDGRIFEKEAKSLAKEHDVTIIAPSDAGGVAEEGDVRIVTIPKPASTLLHPVTLWRVFRACLGEECDVVHCHEPDALLLALLLKAVRGRKVVYDIHEHWPSEIPFDLGLPEVAVLTRTLASLISPVELLLARFADAKIAVSESVAERFRGNGTEPVIISNYSVTDQAPPVPKARNSHSVVYMAGNMQMFHGIRECIQAISRVKATFPDVSLTLVGNVREDIGAIAAKTDPRPEITMTGYLPYRQMYETLCRGSIALLVFQPDYYNAYIGLPNKLFDYMLCGLPIVASDFPEIRRVVGAAGCGVLVDPTDPGAIAEAVIYLMEHPEEARRMGENGRRAVLERYNWGEMEGRLLGLYRYLNGSVMA from the coding sequence ATGCTCACCACAACCCACCGGCCTCACGACGGGCGGATATTCGAGAAAGAGGCGAAGAGCCTTGCAAAGGAGCACGACGTCACGATCATCGCCCCCTCGGATGCCGGAGGCGTCGCGGAGGAGGGTGACGTGCGGATCGTCACCATACCAAAACCTGCATCGACTCTCCTCCACCCGGTGACGCTCTGGCGGGTGTTTCGGGCGTGCCTGGGAGAGGAGTGCGACGTCGTTCACTGCCATGAGCCGGACGCTCTCCTTCTAGCGCTCCTGCTGAAGGCGGTGAGGGGACGGAAGGTCGTCTACGACATCCACGAGCACTGGCCGAGCGAGATCCCGTTCGACCTCGGCCTCCCGGAGGTGGCCGTCCTCACGAGGACCTTGGCGTCCCTGATCTCCCCGGTGGAACTCCTGCTCGCGCGGTTTGCCGACGCAAAAATTGCCGTCAGCGAGAGCGTCGCTGAGCGATTCCGGGGGAACGGGACGGAGCCTGTGATCATATCCAACTACTCGGTCACCGATCAGGCGCCGCCGGTTCCGAAGGCAAGGAACAGCCATAGCGTGGTCTACATGGCCGGGAACATGCAGATGTTTCACGGCATCAGGGAGTGCATCCAGGCGATCTCAAGGGTGAAGGCAACGTTCCCCGACGTCTCCCTGACGCTCGTCGGGAACGTCCGTGAGGATATCGGTGCGATTGCGGCAAAGACCGACCCAAGACCCGAGATCACGATGACTGGCTACCTCCCCTACCGGCAGATGTATGAGACCCTGTGCAGGGGGAGTATCGCCCTCCTTGTCTTCCAGCCCGACTACTACAACGCCTACATCGGCCTCCCGAACAAGCTCTTTGACTACATGCTCTGCGGCCTCCCCATCGTCGCAAGCGACTTTCCGGAGATCAGGAGGGTGGTCGGTGCGGCAGGGTGCGGGGTGCTCGTCGACCCGACGGACCCGGGTGCGATTGCGGAGGCGGTTATCTACCTGATGGAGCACCCCGAAGAGGCGCGGAGGATGGGGGAGAACGGGCGGAGGGCGGTTCTTGAGAGGTATAACTGGGGGGAGATGGAGGGGAGGTTGCTAGGTCTGTACCGATACCTGAACGGTTCAGTGATGGCTTGA
- a CDS encoding glycosyltransferase family 4 protein has product MPEILFLTSIPSSFAEGDLRMLRERYPVREVIVGGNPVQKMTQKLSLGLAILSGVLRADMTFSWFAHSHAFLAVMLSRLLGKKSLVVVGGYEVAREPDIGYGALLDQRLTGKIQYIIENADCILAVSEFSKREILRVARPRRIETVYNSVDTSVFSPEGQKENVVLTVCFVSAANIKVKGLDTFIEAARHFPEARFVLLGRALDDAIAILRQKAPENVKFIEPIGQYEIIQWYRRAKVYCQLSYRESFGVALAEAMSCECVPVVTDRGALPEVVGDVGFVVPYGDTRATVDAISRALTSDMGPAARERVSDFFSVERRGEELRRVITTLQS; this is encoded by the coding sequence ATGCCAGAGATTTTATTTCTAACGAGCATCCCTTCTTCTTTTGCAGAGGGGGACCTGCGCATGCTTAGAGAGAGATATCCTGTCAGGGAAGTCATCGTCGGAGGCAACCCGGTCCAAAAGATGACTCAGAAGTTGTCTCTGGGACTTGCGATACTTTCTGGGGTTCTCAGGGCCGATATGACATTCTCATGGTTTGCCCATAGCCATGCATTCCTCGCGGTTATGTTGTCGAGGCTGCTCGGAAAGAAATCCTTGGTCGTCGTAGGCGGTTACGAAGTGGCAAGAGAACCAGATATCGGGTATGGTGCGCTTCTGGATCAGAGACTGACTGGTAAAATCCAGTATATCATAGAGAATGCTGACTGTATCCTCGCGGTCTCAGAATTCAGCAAGAGGGAGATCCTGCGGGTAGCCCGACCCCGCCGGATCGAGACGGTCTACAACAGCGTCGATACTTCTGTGTTCTCCCCCGAGGGGCAGAAGGAGAACGTCGTCCTCACCGTATGCTTCGTCAGCGCAGCAAATATCAAGGTGAAAGGCCTTGACACATTCATAGAAGCAGCCCGACACTTCCCAGAAGCACGGTTTGTTCTCCTCGGTCGGGCGCTTGATGACGCCATCGCGATCCTGAGACAGAAAGCTCCCGAAAATGTCAAATTTATCGAGCCCATTGGGCAGTATGAGATTATCCAGTGGTACCGCCGGGCAAAGGTCTACTGCCAGCTCTCCTACCGGGAGTCGTTCGGCGTGGCGCTCGCCGAGGCGATGTCGTGCGAATGCGTCCCCGTGGTGACGGACAGGGGCGCTCTCCCGGAGGTGGTGGGAGATGTGGGGTTTGTGGTACCGTACGGGGATACCAGGGCGACCGTCGATGCTATCTCGAGAGCCCTCACCTCCGATATGGGGCCTGCTGCACGAGAGAGAGTATCTGATTTCTTCTCTGTAGAACGTAGGGGAGAGGAACTTCGCCGGGTTATCACGACATTGCAGTCGTGA
- the wecB gene encoding non-hydrolyzing UDP-N-acetylglucosamine 2-epimerase: MKIASIVGARPQFIKCAPVSRELRKEHEEVLIHTGQHYDHGMSEVFFEELAIPKPDYNLNIGSGTHGHQTGAMLGAIEDVLQQENPDLVLVYGDTNSTLAGALAAAKLHVPVAHVEAGLRSFDRRMPEEVNRVLTDHCSDLLFCPTKTAVENLAAEGITGGVHLVGDVMVDAMNYNRAVAEERSRILEAVGVRPGEYLVITVHRPSNTDSQENMVAILGALAEAGRPVVFPVHPRTRNYLGRYGLLAKMPENVLVTEPLGYLDMLHLMAHAEKILTDSGGVQKEAYMLGVPCITLRENTEWVETVEAGWNVLVGAGREEIVDTIRHFSPGARQGSVFGNGNASVLIKEILTGL; the protein is encoded by the coding sequence ATGAAGATCGCATCGATCGTCGGCGCGCGGCCCCAGTTCATCAAGTGCGCCCCCGTCTCCCGGGAACTCCGCAAAGAGCACGAGGAGGTGCTGATCCACACCGGGCAGCATTACGACCACGGGATGTCGGAGGTCTTCTTTGAGGAACTCGCCATCCCGAAGCCAGACTACAACCTCAATATCGGCTCCGGGACCCACGGCCACCAGACCGGGGCGATGCTCGGGGCGATCGAGGACGTCCTCCAGCAGGAGAACCCGGACCTCGTCCTCGTCTACGGTGACACGAACTCAACCCTCGCGGGCGCTCTTGCGGCGGCAAAACTCCACGTGCCGGTGGCGCATGTCGAGGCGGGGCTCAGGAGTTTTGACCGCCGGATGCCAGAGGAGGTCAACCGGGTGCTCACCGACCACTGCTCTGACCTCCTCTTCTGCCCCACAAAGACTGCTGTGGAGAACCTCGCGGCCGAGGGGATCACGGGGGGCGTCCACCTTGTCGGCGACGTGATGGTTGATGCGATGAACTACAACCGTGCGGTTGCGGAAGAGCGCTCCCGGATCCTTGAGGCGGTCGGGGTTCGACCGGGGGAGTACCTCGTCATCACCGTCCACCGGCCGTCGAACACCGACAGCCAGGAGAACATGGTCGCCATCCTCGGCGCCCTCGCGGAGGCGGGGAGGCCCGTCGTCTTCCCGGTCCATCCCCGGACGCGGAACTATCTCGGGCGGTATGGCCTCCTTGCGAAGATGCCGGAGAACGTCCTGGTTACCGAACCGCTCGGCTACCTCGACATGCTCCACCTGATGGCGCATGCAGAAAAGATCCTCACCGACTCAGGCGGCGTCCAGAAGGAGGCCTACATGCTCGGCGTGCCCTGCATCACGCTCCGGGAGAACACGGAGTGGGTCGAGACGGTCGAGGCCGGGTGGAACGTGCTTGTGGGGGCGGGGAGGGAGGAGATCGTCGATACTATTCGGCACTTTTCGCCTGGAGCCCGTCAGGGGAGCGTATTTGGGAATGGGAACGCCAGCGTACTGATCAAGGAGATCCTCACCGGGCTCTAG
- a CDS encoding nucleotide sugar dehydrogenase produces MSNGLQSIIDERGPIKTIGVIGMGYVGIPATVLFADAPEFESVLGFQRDSASSGYKIAMLNRGESPLKGEEPGLEDLLRKVVGAGKFRCTSDFSKIARCDAVTLAIQTPFLDPKDLIPDFSALIEGLRNVGRHITEGTLVVLESTVTPGTTAGMAREILEAESGLVAGEEFCLAHAPERVMVGRLLRNIREHDRIVGGIDEVSTRRAMELYRPVLTTGKIIPMTATAAEVTKTAENAFRDLQIAAANQLALHCEAMGVNVYDVRAGIDSLKGEGITRAILWPGAGVGGHCLTKDSWHLERGAQVLGGDLWYPHGEESIFGVARTINEFMPRHMVHLTTEGLRRAGKSPEGATVALLGWAFIQNSDDTRNTPAEPYLAAMERAGAEVRVHDPFVDDYPGVEIAHDLDATLAGADVVTIFTGHHHYASLEPARVKELSGREHPVIIDGRNVVDPDAFIRAGFIYKGIGRGDKNSHPVR; encoded by the coding sequence ATGAGTAACGGGTTACAATCGATCATTGATGAGAGAGGACCGATCAAGACAATCGGCGTCATCGGCATGGGGTATGTCGGCATCCCCGCCACGGTGCTCTTTGCGGACGCACCTGAGTTTGAGTCGGTCCTCGGGTTCCAGCGGGACTCGGCCTCCTCTGGCTACAAGATCGCGATGCTGAACCGGGGAGAGTCCCCGCTCAAGGGCGAGGAGCCGGGGCTCGAGGACCTCCTCAGGAAGGTCGTCGGCGCCGGGAAGTTCCGGTGCACATCGGATTTTTCAAAGATCGCAAGGTGCGACGCGGTCACACTCGCAATCCAGACGCCGTTTCTCGATCCAAAAGACCTCATCCCCGACTTTTCGGCCCTGATCGAGGGGCTCCGGAACGTCGGCCGGCACATCACCGAGGGAACGCTCGTGGTGCTTGAGTCGACCGTCACCCCGGGCACGACTGCCGGGATGGCCCGGGAGATCCTGGAAGCGGAGTCAGGGCTCGTCGCCGGGGAGGAGTTCTGCCTCGCCCACGCCCCCGAGCGGGTGATGGTCGGGCGACTGCTCCGGAATATCCGCGAGCACGACCGGATCGTCGGCGGGATCGACGAGGTCTCCACCCGGCGGGCGATGGAACTCTACCGGCCGGTCCTTACGACCGGGAAGATCATCCCGATGACCGCGACCGCGGCCGAGGTGACCAAGACCGCCGAGAACGCCTTCCGCGACCTCCAGATCGCGGCCGCGAACCAGCTCGCCCTCCACTGCGAGGCGATGGGCGTCAACGTCTACGACGTTCGGGCGGGGATCGACTCTCTCAAGGGCGAGGGGATCACCCGCGCGATCCTCTGGCCGGGCGCCGGGGTCGGCGGCCACTGCCTCACGAAGGACTCCTGGCACCTGGAGCGGGGCGCGCAGGTCCTCGGAGGGGATCTCTGGTACCCGCACGGGGAGGAGTCGATCTTCGGCGTCGCACGGACGATCAACGAGTTCATGCCCCGGCATATGGTCCACCTGACCACCGAGGGGCTCAGGCGGGCCGGGAAGTCCCCGGAGGGCGCGACGGTCGCGCTCCTCGGGTGGGCGTTCATCCAGAACTCGGATGATACCAGAAACACCCCTGCAGAGCCTTACCTTGCGGCGATGGAGAGGGCAGGTGCAGAGGTCAGGGTCCATGACCCCTTCGTGGACGACTACCCGGGGGTGGAGATTGCACACGACCTTGACGCAACCCTCGCGGGGGCGGACGTCGTCACCATCTTCACCGGCCACCACCACTACGCCTCCCTCGAGCCTGCCCGGGTAAAGGAACTCTCGGGCCGGGAGCACCCGGTCATCATCGACGGCAGAAACGTCGTCGACCCGGACGCGTTCATCCGGGCCGGTTTCATCTACAAGGGCATCGGCCGCGGCGACAAAAACAGCCACCCGGTTCGGTGA
- a CDS encoding Gfo/Idh/MocA family protein → MDVGVIGVGMMGRNHARVYSELKAVDSLYLYDLNGEAARDLASAFGATVSPTAEDLLRSVDAVSVCVPTPFHFGVAETVLDAGVPLLIEKPVCATAEETRRLIGKIPDDLVVGVGHIERFNPIIPEIKKIVRDPLYIEMKRHNPASSRVSGSSVVEDLMIHDIDIMRNVLLPEGAYHLSGSGNQDVCSALFSFGETPVYLSASRKSSKKIRMIYIEEEEFTIEGDFMAQEIYIHRKPGRYAVEDERYVQENIIEKVLVNKQEPLKLELSTFLDCVAQGRAFPVSPAQALLNMEICEEVARCFAA, encoded by the coding sequence TTGGACGTAGGGGTAATCGGTGTCGGAATGATGGGCAGGAACCATGCCCGTGTGTACTCGGAACTGAAAGCGGTGGACTCGCTCTACCTGTATGACCTCAATGGGGAGGCGGCCCGCGACCTTGCCAGCGCCTTCGGGGCAACGGTCTCTCCGACCGCTGAGGATCTGCTTCGCTCTGTGGATGCGGTGAGCGTCTGTGTCCCGACGCCTTTCCACTTTGGGGTTGCGGAGACGGTACTCGACGCCGGGGTACCGCTCCTCATCGAGAAGCCCGTCTGCGCGACGGCGGAAGAGACGAGAAGGCTTATTGGGAAGATCCCCGACGACCTCGTCGTCGGCGTCGGGCACATCGAGCGGTTCAACCCGATCATCCCCGAGATCAAAAAGATCGTCCGCGACCCCCTCTACATCGAGATGAAACGGCACAACCCTGCCTCTTCCCGGGTGAGCGGCTCCTCGGTCGTCGAGGACCTGATGATCCACGACATCGATATTATGAGGAATGTTCTCCTCCCTGAGGGGGCCTACCACCTCTCCGGCAGCGGCAACCAGGACGTCTGTAGCGCCCTCTTCTCCTTCGGGGAGACTCCGGTCTACCTCTCGGCAAGCAGGAAGTCCTCTAAGAAGATCCGGATGATCTACATCGAGGAGGAGGAGTTCACCATCGAGGGCGACTTTATGGCCCAGGAGATCTACATCCACAGGAAGCCCGGGAGGTACGCGGTTGAGGATGAGCGGTACGTGCAGGAGAACATCATCGAGAAGGTGCTCGTGAACAAGCAGGAGCCGCTGAAACTCGAACTCTCGACGTTCCTTGACTGCGTGGCACAGGGGCGGGCGTTCCCGGTCAGCCCCGCACAGGCGCTGCTGAATATGGAGATCTGCGAGGAAGTCGCACGGTGTTTTGCGGCATAG
- a CDS encoding flippase: protein MFRPSRYLARVMRIDPVQRQSLISLTSTIGLTAVGFLSTMYFAHAVGPSILGAYFLFVAYFSVFNLIGDGGFGGAAVKRISEGEDQNAYFTAFVLLRVILMAVSVGFLLIARPYLVKLTASGVLPWLVLALVVSTFTNIASNSVYGRGMVGVNQISSLIDNLVRIGIQVAAVVLGYGVAGLAGGFVAGILVSGLFNFRFLDLSPAPFRRSHVSSLFAFSVWTFLSSSGYLVFSYADTILIGHFMTEADIAIYRVALQLTSIAAFVTLALHTTLYPKVSYWGKQGDLSLVESALARAFTYSLLLAVPVVAGGWILGERLLYFFYGASFAAGAGALAILLLVQVASVFMYLQTMCLNALDRPKDSFRVTAVAVTANIVLNILLIPEYGIVGASAATLVTMVLNAALARRALSRSIRVRIEPRAVGHIVLAALIMAAVVMAFSFAIPLSNVFVVLGTVGLGGLVYILVLLRIDRGIHDELKELTRKLGIPWPEGL, encoded by the coding sequence GTGTTTCGTCCCTCCCGGTATCTTGCCCGCGTCATGCGTATCGACCCCGTCCAGCGCCAGAGCCTCATCAGCCTTACATCGACGATCGGGCTCACCGCGGTCGGGTTCCTCTCCACGATGTACTTTGCCCATGCGGTCGGCCCGTCGATACTGGGTGCCTACTTCCTCTTTGTTGCCTACTTCAGCGTCTTCAACCTGATTGGGGACGGCGGGTTCGGGGGCGCCGCTGTGAAGCGGATTAGCGAGGGCGAGGACCAGAATGCGTACTTCACTGCGTTCGTCCTTCTCCGGGTGATCCTGATGGCTGTCTCGGTGGGCTTTCTCCTCATCGCGCGGCCATATCTCGTCAAACTCACCGCATCGGGGGTGCTCCCCTGGCTGGTCCTCGCGCTGGTCGTCAGCACCTTCACGAATATCGCCTCAAATAGCGTCTACGGCAGAGGGATGGTCGGCGTCAACCAGATCAGCAGTCTGATCGATAACCTGGTCCGGATAGGTATCCAGGTTGCCGCGGTCGTCCTCGGCTATGGGGTTGCCGGCCTCGCCGGTGGGTTCGTTGCGGGGATTCTGGTCTCCGGGCTCTTTAACTTCCGTTTTCTCGATCTCTCGCCGGCGCCGTTCCGTCGGTCGCACGTCTCGAGCCTCTTTGCCTTCTCGGTCTGGACGTTCCTCAGCTCGAGCGGCTACCTCGTCTTCTCGTATGCCGATACCATCCTGATCGGCCACTTCATGACCGAGGCCGACATCGCCATCTACCGGGTGGCGCTCCAGCTCACATCGATTGCCGCGTTCGTCACCCTGGCGCTCCATACCACTCTCTACCCGAAAGTCAGTTACTGGGGGAAACAGGGAGACCTCTCACTGGTAGAGTCTGCGCTCGCCCGCGCCTTCACCTACTCGCTCCTGCTCGCGGTCCCGGTCGTTGCAGGAGGCTGGATCCTCGGCGAACGCCTCCTCTACTTCTTCTACGGGGCATCGTTTGCCGCCGGGGCGGGGGCTCTCGCGATACTCCTGCTTGTTCAGGTGGCGAGTGTCTTCATGTATCTCCAGACGATGTGCTTGAACGCCCTCGATAGGCCGAAAGACTCGTTTCGGGTAACAGCGGTCGCGGTCACCGCGAACATCGTGCTGAACATCCTCCTCATCCCGGAGTACGGCATCGTCGGGGCCTCGGCGGCCACGCTCGTCACCATGGTGCTGAACGCCGCGCTCGCCCGCCGCGCTCTCTCCCGGAGCATCCGGGTGCGGATAGAGCCCCGGGCCGTGGGTCATATCGTCCTTGCCGCGCTCATCATGGCAGCCGTTGTCATGGCCTTTTCGTTCGCAATCCCGCTCTCGAATGTCTTCGTAGTCCTGGGAACCGTTGGACTCGGCGGGCTGGTTTATATCCTGGTCCTTCTCAGGATTGACCGCGGTATCCACGACGAGCTGAAAGAACTGACCCGGAAACTCGGGATCCCGTGGCCGGAAGGACTCTGA